Genomic segment of Apium graveolens cultivar Ventura chromosome 7, ASM990537v1, whole genome shotgun sequence:
TCCCTTGCTGACCATTGTTCTGCTCGTTGAGCCAGGCCCTACAATCCTTCTTGTAATGACCCTTCTTCTTATAATAGTAGCATTCAACGTTGGCTTTTGATTTGCCACCGGAATTTCCAAAATTCCTGCTTTTACTACGCCCCATGTTCGAATCCTTGTAGTTGCTTCTGCCCCTGTTCTCAGTAATAAGAGCCTGGGAATCGTTGCTGACTCCCTTTCCTTTTCTTCTCATAGCCTCACTAAGGAGACTTTCCTTGATGGACTGCAACGTTAGTTTATCACTTGGCACATCATTAGTTATTGCCACCACTAACGTATCCAAACTCGAAGGCAAAGTGTTGAGAAGAAAAATTGCCATGAGTTTGTGATTAAGATTAAGATCCATCTGCATAGTTGCAAGTTGATTTAACGACCCCTGAAATTCGCTCATATGCTCTGACATATTATTTTCATCCTTAAATCTCATGTTCATCAGCTTCCGGAACAGAAAAGTTATATTTTGTGAACTTGTCTGTTGGAAGGTAGACTCCAATGTCGTCCAGAGCTTGTAAGcgtcttcttcttcttctgcAACATGACTCTGAGTCATCAATCCATCGACAAATAAGACTGATAGTTTTCATGTTCATCTTTTTCCAAGCCGCATCAAATTTCGCTGCAAGCTTGACCCCTTTCAGCTTCACTGGATCAAATAAATTTTTACTGTAAAGAAGATCTTTGATTCTGCTTTTCCACAACGGATAATTTGAAGCTGTTAAACATATCATTATACTGGATGAACTCTCCATTTCCATTTACCAAAAACTACAGGAATCGTCACTTAGAACCGCACAAGTTGGCCAGGAAAGTGGATGTGTTTGGGGAGCTTTCCGTATAAATACGGTGCGTAATCAGAGAACCACTGCGCACAAAGCATTTTCCTAGTCACCAATAATGTGGGCCccggctctgataccaattgttaggaaTTCCCGTCCCGTCTTGGCGTAAATTGAACCTGAGAATTATCGCAGACAATAATATGAACAGATCAATAATAATCAAGACAGATGAACACCAAGATTTATACGTGGAAAACCCCCTTTAAGATAAAGAGGTAAAGACCACGGGACCAACTCCGAATGTTTTCACTATAATGATAATAATTGTTACAATATTCTATCTCAAGTTTATGAAGTAACACTTGAGGTACAACCGAATAGTAATACAAAGATTCCCTATTCCTTCGGTACTGGACCAGATAACCTGGACAGAACAGACCCTTCGGTACTGGATCGGATAACCTGGAGAACTCCCCTTGTTGCAGCCGCAACACCTGGACGAACTCCTACCGCTGTAGACCCTGAAGGCTACAGCCCGACCAATACTCACACTAACTCACCCGAAACGAAAGAAGAGAGAAGCACGAGGGACCCCTATTCTGACCTGCCTGAAACTATCGCAAGGTAAGTTTCCTACTAGACGGACTATCTAGTAGTTATACACTTAAGAAGTGAGGTTGAGAAGAGAGTAAGGTGCATTTTGTGAAGTGGGGggagaagggtatttataggaaGAGCCAATGGCATGCTTGGGTAAATAATGGGTAAAGTAGGGGTAAATAAATAAGAGGGAAGGTGGGGGGAAAGTGGGATCGATGAAGTGGTGTGTTTGGAAAGTTTTGTGTGGGGGGCCACAACTAACATATTTAGCAACAGGAATCAACACCTAATAATTGTTTCGAATCCCTATCTGGAAACAGGAATCATATAACTGATATGATGCTCTTGAATTTTTCTCTGATATATTCCTAGGGTCTTGATTTTGTTGTTGATGCCGGTGTTAGAGTGGCTGAACCATCTACTGTGGTGGACATGACTGCAAGTATTCCAAGAGTTATACGGCAGGGAAAGgtaattatgaatatttttaagtttATTTCTTTAGCAAAGTATAACTTCTGTTATCATGAATAGAAAACTTAGATGTATTAGGGTGGTGTTTATGAGACTAGATAATTAGGTTGAATTACCCAGGTGAATAATTTAGAGTTTTCTCCAGTATTGATGCTTTTAGAAGGGTCTTTACAAAAGTGGTTGTCTTCACATGACATGTGGACAGTTTTTGCTATCTTATCACTAGCATGCTTCATTACTTGCAATACAACATCCAGTTTTCAAACGTGCCATATAAGATATGTTTGCTTGCTTATACAATTTAAACTTATGTAATTTATATTACTAATGGAAGGTTGTTATGTAATCTATCTATTTAATGGAAATCTATACTGGTTCAGAAGGATTTTTTGTTCCTAACAATATAAAGCTTTTCGGATGAGATAGATTTTTCATATGAAATAGCCTCTTGCCTCTGAGAATATCATAAGAAAGTGCTCGGTGCCTTTTAGCATTAATAAAAAATTGCCGGCGAAGCCACGTTGCTGAAAATTACTTATAAAATGGCGAGATAGTATTATAGGCTATATGTGAGTCTGTTAGTTCCTATGTGTAGATAGGAATTTTTTCTAATAGAAGTTGTGTTTTAATCTGAGAAAGTGGATGTTTGACTACTTGAAGATTTTGGGAATCAATGGAGAGTCATTAGAATGCTTGTGTTAGATTAACCATTCAACTAATTTTGTTGTTTTTAGTTCTATAGCGTCAAAGAAAACTACTAAACTAGGCTCTCaggaaaaataaaatatatgCAGATATAGAGCTATAGAAGTATATGCAAGAGGCTCCAATTTAAAGAAGCATATGCCTGAAATGTTGTTGGTAAAAAGCGGGCATGATAATAAGAGCCTCTGGCTCTATAATTTAACAAGGGGTAATTGGGTGGTTGGGATTTTAAGGTCATGACAGAAATAATGTGGGCCTAATTTAAATCAACATATATTCTGTTGACCTTTTAAAATATGTTGAGTTGGATGACGTTGCAATATGACATTATTTACATGTGTTGTACGAGTATGTTAATGGAATTTGTTGGACTGCCTGAAACAGATTAAGTTACTGATGAATGTAGCTTCAGCTCCTTTTAACCTAAACTAGGAAGATAATGAGGAGTTTGGGCCTTTTTATACCAAGTTGGTTTgagtttaaaattttaatatggTTCATTCCCAGCTTTCTATTACCATCATCACGTGACTTGAGTGCTAAATCTgttcaaataatttattttattttattttcaccGTGCAGGGGCCTAAACAGCACTGGATGGTAACGGAGGAAGACTTTGAAGAAGACTGAAATTATTTATAGTTGGAGCAAGTCTTTGTGAACATGTAGTACATAATATGTAGAGTGGTAGATGAATTAAGGAATCCTTGTGTTTCATGCAATATTTTTTGTTGGCTCACCCCCAAGGGAAGTAAATGAATTATAGCTTGTAGATCTATGGCCAAAAAAGTTGGATGATAGTTATGGGGTTTTAGTTGGTGCTTTATATTTTGTACCTAATATAATTTGTATTATGGAGGGGGTTGATTTATATGGCAACTTCTCCCTGTTGTAAGCTCAAGTGCACAACTGTTATGTTTAACATCCTTTTCAGTGTATAAGATGAATAATTTCGCTGGTAGCCTCTCCTATTGCTCATCTGCTTAGCCAGACACAGACGAAGTTTTCTTTTGTATCTGTAATTAAATTTGTGTATCCATGGCATGCCAAGTGCTTAGGTGCTTACACATAAAAGATATATAGTTGTGTGCTGATATTTATTTCATTAACTAATCACTCACATCCCATGTGATTTTATCATCAAAACATTTAAAGAAGAGATTGGATAGGACCACATGTATTGCCTTCTTAGATGATAGAACTAAATGTTTCAAATACTTATAGTCTCTAATCAAGTAGTACTAAACTGCAGTTACTGAGGTTTGTCGAACTCTTTAAAATACAGTTATGATACTGACGACCATCATTGATTGTGGTAGTTGGCCTGCAGATGCTCAAGATAAGCAATCCTAAACTTAAGCATtttctttaaaataatttttggtagCTCCAAACCCTTTCTATCTTGGCTGATATTTTCTTTAATATGTCAGTAGAGGTCAGATTCCATGGATGACTTCTGGCTTGTTATTGTTCCACTATTGTACATGAGCTTGACGGCCATGGTGGCTTCAGCAAAATCTCCTGGAATACTCATACACTTTGATCAAGTCCCTCCATATCATTCCAGGTTTAGTCGCGCTACTTTCAACTACTCAGTTATTGGATCAAATGGCTCTTATCCATGTAGCAAGAATGATTGTTCTTTTATCTGTGAGGTACAAAAGCATTAACAAATTTGTAGCCAATGCACAGTACACATATAACTGTAATTCCTTTTTCAAACTTTTTCTAAAACATGCATAAACATAGTTCGTTTGATATACGGCGTAGGTTGATGGCCATAGTTTGGTACCATGTCCAGCTGATGTTGTTGTACTAAAGAAATTAACAGTCAATCACTGGCACCAATTCGGTGTAAATGTCACAACTGCAGATGGAGATAGTAATTCATCAGTTTATAAATGGTTTATTGGTACACACTATAAAAATTTCCTACTATCAATAAGATGACTATCATCTTATGTTGTTCTATGAATTGATGCCAGCCATTTGCCTCACAGATACAATTCCACCTACGGCAACAATATCTAGCAATACAAGCTACACAAATGCTGAGAAAATAGCATTAGAGCTTACATTCAGTGAGGCTTGTGCTGGTAATGGTGGCTTCAAGTGTTTCAACTCGTCACACTGTGACGTAAGaccgtctctctctctctctctctctccccccccctcCCTCTGCCCCCCTCAATCTGAAATGAGCTCTCAAATAATGATATAATATCTATAGTCGACTACTTTCCTGTAACGCAAATCATCTAAACAGTTACATCTGTAAAATGTCCTACTTTAACAAATATCAAGTCAAAAGACTACACATCTGAAGGTGGACAATTGAAATTTTCTAATTTTGGGACCAAGGAAATACAGTAGTGGACTGGGTACCTTGTACAATTCACGATCTCAAGATTGCATGTTTTTATTTGCAGGTTACTGTAAGTGGACGTGCTCATGTGGATGCCTCTTCTCTACGTATCATCAAACACAGTATCAAATATAGCCTTGATATTATTCTATCTTTAAAAGTAACTTACGAACTCATTGTTATCAAAATGGCAAATAGATTTTGTACAGATCGGGCAGGAAATCGTTTTACAAGGACCAGTGGTTCGATTTTTACACTTCATTTAGGTGAGGATATGCCTCATTTCCATCGGTAATAATTCATAAATTGTTAAATTAAGCAAAACTCAGGATCTAAGTGAGCATTAATTTACCCACTTCTCTGTGTCACTGTGTGAATATATTGAATACTGATGTTCTAGTTCTTCTTTTAGATAGAAGACCAGTTCAAGTGGATCTATGGACATCTGCTCCATCCTACGAATTGGAGTTTGATGGGATTCCAAGAACAGTTACTGCAactaacagaattgaagaattaAAGTTTTTCTTGGACTTTAGTACTCCTATCACAAATTCAACAGAGCAGATATTAAATGCATTACATCCTAGTTCAGGTCTCATTGTACCTATTCACAGTAGAGGACATGGGAATCGCAGCTTCGCGTTTGTAGTTAgtaccaaaataatatttaaacaATGCATATTTTTTTCTATCTGTAATATCAACGTTGCAGAATAACTGGTAGGATATGGTAGCTAGAGTTCATAACAAGAATGAATTTGCCTGATGTTTTGTAGCTCAAGAATCTTTCCAGAACAGAAATAATTACTATTGAATTAGAAGATGGTTCAGTACTTGGCAGAACAGGAGCCCCTGTTTCACCTATAGCCCCATTGACATTACTTTACGGTAGATAATTTGCCACTGTGATGTTCCGCATTTTTAACACAGCTCGCTTTTAGCTTGCCATGCTTATCGGTTAAATTGTCTCTCAGACTCCACAGAGCCCTCTGTGTGGATAACTACGAGCTCAAATGGAGTTACAAGAGACCCCTATATCGACTGTTTAATTCACTTCACGAAACCAATATTTGGCTTTAAGGCTTCCACAGTAGAAGCAGGAGGAGGGTTTGTAATCAGGCAGGTGCATATATTTGTTTGTTTTCTCCCCTTCTAATTGCATCGTAATTTTAGCCCAAAGAGACTTAATCCATTGAAACTATTATAGGTAGCACTTTGTTTTGAAACGCACCAATTGTATATGCTAATTTATAGTATCTTTCTACTTTGAATAATGTAGATTTGAAGAAATTTCAAAAGCTCTCTACTCCTTGACAGTCCTTGCAGAATCACAGAACGTGTCTGTCATTGTTCCAGCAGGGAAAGTATCTGATATTTCAGGAAACCTTAACTCAGTATCTAATCAACTCGAGGTCAAGCATTGTAAGCCCATTTTTCTTTCTATCTTAATTTCTATAATTGTTTGTCCTCATAATTCAGGTGATTTATTGccttaatttaaaaatataaatgaaatgaagaaCTCTCTAAGAAAAAGGAACTTTTGAATGcatttatttttaattactaCTGACAATTATTAAGACACAGACTCGGCTCATTCTACATCGGTTTTACTTAACTAGTTCATGTCTGTGGGAATAATAGCAACATCTGTAGCAGCTGCGTTTCTCTCATTTTCGTCTGCTAACCTAGAAGCAGTGGGTGCACTAGCTTCTGGGAGAACAAGTATGGGCTTTTCTGAGCCATGCACAAATCTACATGTAAATTCCTAGATTTTTTTCGttccagtttccaaaatcatgCATATAAGATAACATGTTTATTTTCACATGTTATGTTTTGTAGCTGTATTTTATCATAAATCTCATGCTTCATCATCatcattcttttatggttcacATTCTTCGAATATCTCAGTGTTTCAAAATATTTCACAGGGAATGGTAGGACACTTACAGGTGTTTGCCCTATCAGACAGCCTTTCACTTACCTTGCCAGTAGAATACTCTACCACGACTAAAGGTCTTCTGTGGCTTATCCCTCGCAACAAGCTTCCTTGGACTAAGGAAAACTCACAAATTAGGTATAATAGTTCATATCAGGCTGTAGCAACACATACTAGAAAATTCAATGACAGTACCATAAAATTCCATGCTGGTGAAGAAATGGACCATTCCATAGACTTGAAATTACCAACTTCTCTAACTCTCTGCATAAGGGGTTGCCACTTCCGGTAAATATCTACCCCAGGGGCAATTGGCCTGTCGCACAACAAAATGTCACAATAAAAAATACTCCTTATGGACTACCACTAAGTTCTGATGAATATTACACTTATTTCCTGGTGAGTGCCATCAATATCTGCTAGTAAATTATTTTCAAAGTAACCAAGGTTAATATATTATCATGCTTGCAGCGAGGAGAACCCATGTCCGTCAATGCTGTTCTCAAAAGATTAGAGAGCTACACAGGGTATGTTTACTTCATATCTCTGGAGTCTGGATtgaaaaaaaatttataaaaactaaaGGCTAAACTATTTATTTCATGAAATATTAAAAAAGTTACAGGCTAGGCCTTTTGCAGTAAGTTATTGCTGTGATATGATATCTATTCTGACTTGGTTTCTTGACAGATGGCGGGACTTGGAGATGAACTTGTTTTGGCTTGGTGTGGGAGGAGGTGGTCTAATTATGATCCACTTCTTGGCATTGTTGCTCGTAAGATGGAGGATTCACACTTCAGCTGACGGGACACTTTCAGTACTCAGGTTCGAGTTCATCTTTCTAATTCTTGCGGTCCCTTGTGTCTCTCAGTCTTCGGCATTTGTCATCAAAGGTATGTAAAGCAGTTCTATCATATGTGCTCTGACTTGAAATTGTCATTGTCATCTAAGAATGCAAAGACATACAGGTGGTACAACAGGAGGCATACTTACTGGAGCAATGCTGCTGGTCATACCTGGAGGTCTTATCCTCTCAGCAAGCCTCTTCATTGTGATAATAATCTTTGCTGGTAATCTTGTTCAATATAAAGAAGTCAGGTACATTAACACAAAGAGAACTTGGATGACAAAACTGTGGCAACTCTTCACAGGAAAGGCTAGCACTGGAAAATGGTTCTATAGAGAAGGGCTATTGTCATCTGTCCTCCAACGTTTTGGAATTATCTTTGAGAATATGAAGGGACCGCCTAATTATATTGTCATCGACCAAAATGATCCAAATCAAATGCCTAGATGGACTGAAAGTGGTCAAAACGGGATTGGAAGAATGAGAGCAATTAGCTCTGATGACGGTATAGAAGAAACTAGCGTATCTATATCCACAAGGCTCTTGGGAGGTTTAAGATCCTCCTATGTTAGTCTCGATCTCACAAGGAGGGTCAGTCTGGGAATACTATCTGGAGTCCACTCATCAAGGGAAACAAACCAAAGTCTTTACGCACTTATAATTACTCTGGTACAAGTCCTGTGTGTGTTTACATTAAAACCACATATCCGACGGGGAGTACGTGTAGTAGAGACTATATCCCTCTTATGTGAGGCAGGAGTTTTCGGACTAGCTATCATTAATATCAAAGCAGATGCAATGGACAACAGCACTGTGGGGTACATAATGTTGGCTTTTCTCTGTCTTGcctttgtttctcaaattataaaTCAGTGGTACACCATTATAAAATATCTTTTAGGATTCTCACAGCCTCAGCAAGATTCATTTAGAGCAGGCCTGAAATTGGCCATCAAAGGTGTTATCCTACCTCTCCTCCCAAAGAAATACTGGTCAAGATTTGTACCTGGATCAAAAACAGAGCACGAAATAAGAGATGCCAGAGCACATAATGTTAATCCATTAGGCGCCATGACGGCGATGGTGGTACCTGTTCTCAGTCCTGGTTTAAGTCCTTGTGATCCGGTGACGAATTTTGGAGCTTCAGAAATTTCAAACACAAGTGGTGGAAATCGTTTAAAGGGTATACTGCATTTAGAGCGGAAGAACGAAATGAAAAGGCTGAGGGAGTTGGCAAAAGCTAGTTTCTCAGGGGGATCAAGGTTTGAAGTAGGTAGTACCAGCTATGGTTTTAGAGCATGATAGAGAATCTCCCAAGTAGGTTATGTCTATGTTGCAGTTTAAGCTAGTAAACCATTGAGTTCGTCTAAACATGTATTTGTTCTACTTGGCATTAACACCTTCAATCTCTTCACAAAGTAACCAAATAATCATTTTCAATCTCTTGACTTATATCTGCGATAATGATGAAAAGGAAAGAGGCCATGTCACTGAAAAACATCTTTTCCAGTTGGACTATGATGTGATTCCGTAttgaatttaaatttaaatttttagaAAACTTTGGCTCATATATTGGCACTAGGCTTCCCTAAGGCAGCGCCGGgatcaaaatattaaaatataatataaataattgaTAATGGTTAAACATTAAATTTGAAAAATGAAGagtttaatataatatttatgtATTACGGCATGTGAAAGAAATTTGAATCAAAATTTGGAATAACCTGTAGAAATTTGGATCAGAGTTTGGACCCATTTAAGTGTGtaattgataaataaataaatagaattagaaaaaataaataaatctaacCTACACAAAAGTATATGTTTACCTTAGAATCAACACATGGCAGTGTTTAGGGAGACAGCAACTTAGAACCAACATTCCAAAAGAAGTTGTAGTTGATTACAGATTGAATTTTCAGACTTAGCAGCTACCCCTTCCCCCTTGAAATTTCATTCTTCTGTATATAGTGAGAATGTAAGATGATCACGGAAAGTACGTTAAAGTTGCGTGGTTGGAATTACTAACTCAGACAGCTCTGTCTAAAGGATAAACACCATAATTTCGAAACTTTGGAATTCTGGATTTAATTAGAAATTTTATTAAGATGTAGCTTAATCATTACAAGGCCTAATTACACGGAAGTTACACAGGAACCTTCATCTTATATAAATAAATACATAAGATTATAAAAAATTTGTACAGAATTGTTTGAGAAAAAAGTTGAGTTAGAGAAATGAATTCATGGAGAGGCTTGTGTTTGTTGCTTGGGATCATGCTGCTTATAGGCCAAGGCCAAGCACAGTTGAAGGACAATTTCTACACTTCAACTTGTCCCAATGTTGAATCATTAGTAAATCAAGCTGTTTCCAAGAAATTAAGTCAGACTTTCACAACAATTCCAGCCACTCTTCGTCTCTTTTTCCATGACTGCCTTGTTGAGGTTGCAACACACAGTTAAAGTTTTATTCTTTCATTTTTACGTTTGAAAAGTGCCGTAAACACTTCCCTCTAA
This window contains:
- the LOC141671666 gene encoding uncharacterized protein LOC141671666 isoform X2, translating into MDDFWLVIVPLLYMSLTAMVASAKSPGILIHFDQVPPYHSRFSRATFNYSVIGSNGSYPCSKNDCSFICEVDGHSLVPCPADVVVLKKLTVNHWHQFGVNVTTADGDSNSSVYKWFIDTIPPTATISSNTSYTNAEKIALELTFSEACAGNGGFKCFNSSHCDVTVSGRAHVDASSLRIIKHSIKYSLDIILSLKVTYELIVIKMANRFCTDRAGNRFTRTSGSIFTLHLDRRPVQVDLWTSAPSYELEFDGIPRTVTATNRIEELKFFLDFSTPITNSTEQILNALHPSSGLIVPIHSRGHGNRSFAFVLKNLSRTEIITIELEDGSVLGRTGAPVSPIAPLTLLYDSTEPSVWITTSSNGVTRDPYIDCLIHFTKPIFGFKASTVEAGGGFVIRFEEISKALYSLTVLAESQNVSVIVPAGKVSDISGNLNSVSNQLEVKHSTSVAAAFLSFSSANLEAVGALASGRTSMGFSEPCTNLHGMVGHLQVFALSDSLSLTLPVEYSTTTKGLLWLIPRNKLPWTKENSQISEENPCPSMLFSKD
- the LOC141671666 gene encoding uncharacterized protein LOC141671666 isoform X3, which produces MDDFWLVIVPLLYMSLTAMVASAKSPGILIHFDQVPPYHSRFSRATFNYSVIGSNGSYPCSKNDCSFICEVDGHSLVPCPADVVVLKKLTVNHWHQFGVNVTTADGDSNSSVYKWFIDTIPPTATISSNTSYTNAEKIALELTFSEACAGNGGFKCFNSSHCDVTVSGRAHVDASSLRIIKHSIKYSLDIILSLKVTYELIVIKMANRFCTDRAGNRFTRTSGSIFTLHLDRRPVQVDLWTSAPSYELEFDGIPRTVTATNRIEELKFFLDFSTPITNSTEQILNALHPSSGLIVPIHSRGHGNRSFAFVLKNLSRTEIITIELEDGSVLGRTGAPVSPIAPLTLLYDSTEPSVWITTSSNGVTRDPYIDCLIHFTKPIFGFKASTVEAGGGFVIRFEEISKALYSLTVLAESQNVSVIVPAGKVSDISGNLNSVSNQLEVKHSTSVAAAFLSFSSANLEAVGALASGRTRNGRTLTGVCPIRQPFTYLASRILYHD
- the LOC141671666 gene encoding uncharacterized protein LOC141671666 isoform X4, whose protein sequence is MDDFWLVIVPLLYMSLTAMVASAKSPGILIHFDQVPPYHSRFSRATFNYSVIGSNGSYPCSKNDCSFICEVDGHSLVPCPADVVVLKKLTVNHWHQFGVNVTTADGDSNSSVYKWFIDTIPPTATISSNTSYTNAEKIALELTFSEACAGNGGFKCFNSSHCDVTVSGRAHVDASSLRIIKHSIKYSLDIILSLKVTYELIVIKMANRFCTDRAGNRFTRTSGSIFTLHLDRRPVQVDLWTSAPSYELEFDGIPRTVTATNRIEELKFFLDFSTPITNSTEQILNALHPSSGLIVPIHSRGHGNRSFAFVLKNLSRTEIITIELEDGSVLGRTGAPVSPIAPLTLLYDSTEPSVWITTSSNGVTRDPYIDCLIHFTKPIFGFKASTVEAGGGFVIRFEEISKALYSLTVLAESQNVSVIVPAGKVSDISGNLNSVSNQLEVKHWNGRTLTGVCPIRQPFTYLASRILYHD
- the LOC141671666 gene encoding uncharacterized protein LOC141671666 isoform X5; the encoded protein is MDDFWLVIVPLLYMSLTAMVASAKSPGILIHFDQVPPYHSRFSRATFNYSVIGSNGSYPCSKNDCSFICEVDGHSLVPCPADVVVLKKLTVNHWHQFGVNVTTADGDSNSSVYKWFIDTIPPTATISSNTSYTNAEKIALELTFSEACAGNGGFKCFNSSHCDVTVSGRAHVDASSLRIIKHSIKYSLDIILSLKVTYELIVIKMANRFCTDRAGNRFTRTSGSIFTLHLDRRPVQVDLWTSAPSYELEFDGIPRTVTATNRIEELKFFLDFSTPITNSTEQILNALHPSSGLIVPIHSRGHGNRSFAFVLKNLSRTEIITIELEDGSVLGRTGAPVSPIAPLTLLYDSTEPSVWITTSSNGVTRDPYIDCLIHFTKPIFGFKASTVEAGGGFVIRFEEISKALYSLTVLAESQNVSVIVPAGKVSDISGNLNSVSNQLEVKHFHVCGNNSNICSSCVSLIFVC
- the LOC141671666 gene encoding uncharacterized protein LOC141671666 isoform X7, with translation MDDFWLVIVPLLYMSLTAMVASAKSPGILIHFDQVPPYHSRFSRATFNYSVIGSNGSYPCSKNDCSFICEVDGHSLVPCPADVVVLKKLTVNHWHQFGVNVTTADGDSNSSVYKWFIDTIPPTATISSNTSYTNAEKIALELTFSEACAGNGGFKCFNSSHCDVTVSGRAHVDASSLRIIKHSIKYSLDIILSLKVTYELIVIKMANRFCTDRAGNRFTRTSGSIFTLHLDRRPVQVDLWTSAPSYELEFDGIPRTVTATNRIEELKFFLDFSTPITNSTEQILNALHPSSGLIVPIHSRGHGNRSFAFVLKNLSRTEIITIELEDGSVLGRTGAPVSPIAPLTLLYDSTEPSVWITTSSNGVTRDPYIDCLIHFTKPIFGFKASTVEAGGGFVIRFEEISKALYSLTVLAESQNVSVIVPAGKVSDISGNLNSVSNQLEVKHYSAHSTSVLLN
- the LOC141671666 gene encoding uncharacterized protein LOC141671666 isoform X6 → MDDFWLVIVPLLYMSLTAMVASAKSPGILIHFDQVPPYHSRFSRATFNYSVIGSNGSYPCSKNDCSFICEVDGHSLVPCPADVVVLKKLTVNHWHQFGVNVTTADGDSNSSVYKWFIDTIPPTATISSNTSYTNAEKIALELTFSEACAGNGGFKCFNSSHCDVTVSGRAHVDASSLRIIKHSIKYSLDIILSLKVTYELIVIKMANRFCTDRAGNRFTRTSGSIFTLHLDRRPVQVDLWTSAPSYELEFDGIPRTVTATNRIEELKFFLDFSTPITNSTEQILNALHPSSGLIVPIHSRGHGNRSFAFVLKNLSRTEIITIELEDGSVLGRTGAPVSPIAPLTLLYDSTEPSVWITTSSNGVTRDPYIDCLIHFTKPIFGFKASTVEAGGGFVIRFEEISKALYSLTVLAESQNVSVIVPAGKVSDISGNLNSVSNQLEVKHYTDSAHSTSVLLN
- the LOC141671666 gene encoding uncharacterized protein LOC141671666 isoform X1, yielding MDDFWLVIVPLLYMSLTAMVASAKSPGILIHFDQVPPYHSRFSRATFNYSVIGSNGSYPCSKNDCSFICEVDGHSLVPCPADVVVLKKLTVNHWHQFGVNVTTADGDSNSSVYKWFIDTIPPTATISSNTSYTNAEKIALELTFSEACAGNGGFKCFNSSHCDVTVSGRAHVDASSLRIIKHSIKYSLDIILSLKVTYELIVIKMANRFCTDRAGNRFTRTSGSIFTLHLDRRPVQVDLWTSAPSYELEFDGIPRTVTATNRIEELKFFLDFSTPITNSTEQILNALHPSSGLIVPIHSRGHGNRSFAFVLKNLSRTEIITIELEDGSVLGRTGAPVSPIAPLTLLYDSTEPSVWITTSSNGVTRDPYIDCLIHFTKPIFGFKASTVEAGGGFVIRFEEISKALYSLTVLAESQNVSVIVPAGKVSDISGNLNSVSNQLEVKHSTSVAAAFLSFSSANLEAVGALASGRTSMGFSEPCTNLHGMVGHLQVFALSDSLSLTLPVEYSTTTKGLLWLIPRNKLPWTKENSQIRYNSSYQAVATHTRKFNDSTIKFHAGEEMDHSIDLKLPTSLTLCIRGCHFR